In Chitinibacter sp. SCUT-21, a single genomic region encodes these proteins:
- a CDS encoding GntR family transcriptional regulator, whose translation MFVLNPHLPTPIYRQIQDQVRRLIAGGQLAPGDALPSVREIAESQAVNPMTISKAYSLLEAEGLLVRQRGKPMTVAAPSERSVSPQQQLAPLLNDLIIAARQLGLSDSDLQAALNAALQKPDQE comes from the coding sequence ATGTTCGTGCTAAACCCCCATTTACCGACGCCAATTTATCGGCAAATCCAAGATCAGGTGCGACGCCTGATCGCTGGTGGCCAGCTTGCGCCCGGCGATGCGCTGCCATCGGTACGCGAAATCGCCGAATCGCAAGCGGTGAATCCGATGACGATATCCAAAGCCTATAGCCTGCTTGAAGCCGAAGGGCTGCTGGTGCGCCAGCGTGGCAAGCCGATGACCGTCGCAGCGCCATCCGAGCGCAGCGTTAGCCCGCAGCAGCAGCTCGCGCCGCTGCTCAACGATTTAATTATCGCCGCCCGCCAGCTCGGGCTTTCCGATTCAGACCTGCAAGCCGCGCTCAATGCCGCGCTGCAAAAACCAGATCAGGAGTAA
- a CDS encoding DNA photolyase family protein: MSTTASDSSATKTTAIVWLRRDLRIFDNAALYTALKNADQVVLAFVFDTTILAGLPKQDRRVEFIWEALKDIKTALRQYNSDIVIRHGDPLVEILALAEQYNASAVYCNRDYEPAAIKRDGYVAEALKIQGRYFNTYKDQVIFEQDEVLTQSGTMYSVFSPYKRAWLNKLNPKAMKSWAVNKFIHKLLPMKAQYFPSLKELGFAKTNLAELKIPLGMSGGEKLFEDFKNRIDDYKEARDFPAVKGVSYLSAHLRFGTVSIRELVSYAFNHGGAGAETWLSELIWREFYQQILWHRPDVVEHTFKPEYDNLPFPNHLELFDAWCRGETGYPLVDAAMRQLTQTGYMHNRLRMVTASFLVKDLLIDWRWGEKFFAEHLLDFDLAANNGGWQWAASTGCDAQPYFRIFNPVSQSEKFDPQGKFIRRYCPELADLPNEAIHAPWEAKASTRRSANFLQETDYFPPIVNHAEQREAALALFAAVKK; the protein is encoded by the coding sequence ATGAGCACGACTGCGAGCGATTCAAGCGCCACCAAAACCACCGCCATCGTTTGGCTACGCCGTGATTTGCGCATCTTTGATAACGCTGCGCTGTATACCGCGCTAAAAAATGCCGATCAGGTGGTGCTGGCTTTTGTGTTTGATACGACGATTTTGGCGGGGCTGCCCAAGCAAGATCGCCGCGTTGAATTTATTTGGGAAGCGCTGAAAGACATTAAAACTGCGCTGCGCCAATACAATAGCGACATCGTCATTCGTCATGGCGACCCGCTCGTTGAAATTCTGGCACTGGCCGAGCAATACAATGCGTCAGCCGTGTATTGCAACCGCGATTACGAACCAGCAGCCATCAAGCGTGATGGGTATGTGGCTGAAGCACTCAAAATACAAGGCCGCTACTTCAATACCTATAAAGATCAAGTGATTTTTGAGCAAGACGAAGTGCTGACGCAATCGGGCACGATGTACAGCGTATTCTCGCCGTACAAGCGCGCGTGGTTGAATAAACTCAATCCGAAGGCGATGAAATCGTGGGCGGTGAATAAATTTATTCACAAGCTGCTACCGATGAAGGCGCAGTATTTCCCATCACTCAAAGAGCTGGGCTTTGCCAAAACCAATTTGGCCGAGCTGAAAATACCGCTCGGCATGAGTGGTGGCGAGAAATTATTCGAAGACTTTAAAAACCGCATCGACGATTACAAAGAAGCGCGCGATTTCCCCGCCGTAAAAGGCGTGTCGTATTTATCGGCGCATTTGCGTTTTGGCACGGTGTCGATTCGTGAGCTAGTGAGTTATGCGTTTAATCACGGTGGTGCGGGTGCTGAAACGTGGCTATCTGAGCTGATCTGGCGCGAGTTTTATCAGCAAATTTTGTGGCACAGACCCGATGTGGTTGAACACACATTCAAACCCGAATACGACAATTTGCCCTTCCCGAATCACCTCGAATTATTCGACGCGTGGTGCCGCGGCGAAACGGGCTATCCACTGGTTGACGCGGCAATGCGCCAGTTGACGCAAACGGGCTATATGCACAATCGCCTACGCATGGTGACTGCGAGCTTCTTGGTGAAAGACCTGCTGATCGATTGGCGCTGGGGCGAAAAATTTTTCGCTGAGCATTTGCTCGATTTTGACTTGGCGGCGAACAACGGCGGCTGGCAATGGGCGGCGTCAACCGGCTGCGATGCGCAACCCTACTTCCGCATTTTTAACCCGGTGTCGCAATCGGAGAAGTTCGACCCGCAAGGCAAATTTATCCGTCGCTATTGCCCCGAGTTGGCTGACTTACCCAATGAGGCAATCCACGCTCCGTGGGAAGCCAAAGCCAGTACGCGCAGATCGGCGAATTTCCTGCAAGAAACGGATTACTTCCCACCGATTGTGAATCACGCAGAACAACGTGAGGCTGCGCTAGCCTTATTTGCTGCGGTCAAAAAATAA
- a CDS encoding ABC transporter ATP-binding protein — translation MSVSDSFLVARDVELGTVHCKGQSFAIEPGQVIGLVGKNGAGKTTLLDGLLGYTFLASGEVKVFGHTPTDLPPEVCSQIGFVAQVDDLMPWLTGGEMLAATKLFHTNWNAELVERLVKNWQVPTWQKISEMSVGERQKLALIAAMAHEPKLLVLDEPAASLDPVARRALIEEIIAIVADGERSVLLSSHIFSDIERVASHVWLLENGRFSYRGELDDLKESIVRLHLTRPLNITGSLAVTTSRVVRTHLSAERETWIIRGWNDALAAECAAAITSPYQVESLGLEDAFVEISQ, via the coding sequence ATGAGTGTTAGCGATTCATTTCTAGTCGCCCGTGATGTCGAGCTGGGCACTGTGCATTGCAAAGGCCAAAGCTTCGCCATCGAGCCGGGGCAGGTGATTGGTTTGGTCGGTAAAAATGGCGCGGGCAAAACGACTTTGCTCGATGGTTTACTCGGCTACACCTTTTTGGCAAGCGGTGAGGTCAAGGTGTTTGGCCACACCCCCACCGATCTGCCGCCAGAGGTGTGCAGCCAAATTGGTTTTGTCGCCCAAGTCGACGATTTAATGCCGTGGCTCACCGGTGGTGAAATGCTGGCGGCGACCAAGCTGTTTCATACGAACTGGAACGCCGAGTTGGTCGAGCGCCTCGTTAAAAATTGGCAAGTGCCAACGTGGCAAAAAATCAGCGAGATGTCGGTGGGCGAGCGGCAAAAGCTCGCGCTGATTGCCGCGATGGCGCACGAGCCGAAATTACTGGTACTCGACGAGCCCGCCGCCAGCCTTGATCCGGTCGCGCGCCGCGCATTAATCGAAGAAATCATCGCCATTGTCGCCGACGGCGAGCGCTCGGTGCTGCTATCTAGCCATATTTTCAGCGACATCGAGCGCGTTGCTAGCCATGTGTGGCTACTGGAAAACGGCCGTTTCAGCTATCGCGGTGAATTGGATGATTTAAAAGAATCCATCGTGCGCCTGCATTTAACTCGCCCTCTCAATATTACCGGCTCACTCGCGGTTACGACCAGCCGCGTTGTGCGTACACACCTGAGCGCCGAGCGTGAAACATGGATTATCCGCGGCTGGAACGATGCGCTCGCAGCCGAATGCGCCGCTGCGATCACTTCTCCGTATCAAGTTGAATCCTTGGGTTTGGAAGACGCTTTTGTGGAGATTTCACAATGA